The stretch of DNA GTGTCCTCCTCAAAGTCACACGTAGGTCAACATGCCAATCTCTGCACTGAAAACACTTTTATTGCCTTTGTAAATAAAGAAATGCCCCCACAGAGGGGAAGGTGGGAAGTTACTGAAGAGGATTTGTGTCCTGGGTTCCCAATCTGAGGCCCTGAGCATCCTTAGCTCCACTCAGGACCTGATGCTGTTGAACACTTCCTGAAGAAAGAGCCAGCACCAGAACCTGAGCTCTGAAATCAAGGCTGGGTTTGAAAATGCTCTGGTAGAAGTCAAGATTGCCTCCACCCAGGGCAGAAATCTCCTGATAGTCCCACTTCCACCACCAGGAAAAGTTGTTTTGAAAGTTTCTGGCTTTAACACTGTGTTTTTATCCCTCACAGGACAAGAAGGTTCCCAAGAAGCTGTTTTTACACCACTGCTGAAAAACCAGAGCATTGTCACCCCAAAATTCCTGGGTATGagtctgaaataaatgtttccatAACCTTGTTCTCAAACATGAGGGGAGGGAACAGCCTGTTAGTTGTGCTCCTGTGGGAGGAATAAAAGGCTGAAGTAAAGACACTTCTAATTTATAGCCAAAAGGAGAAATCTTTATTTCCAGAATTAAAAACTGagttaagaagaaaatgcttcttAATGCCTCCCCATTGTGTGTGAAgtcctggagctgtgggtggCATGGTGTGAACCACAGAAACACAAGAATTACACTGGATTTCCCCTTTCAGCtactctttctcttctccctgcagctAAACTGGGGAAGTCAGAGGATTCCAAAGTGTCACTGGCCAGAGGGAAAACCAGAAACTACGGCAAAAAAGCCAACTTGCTTTTGGAAGCTCCATCCACAGCAGGTGAGCTCCTGACCTCAGTGAAATCAGTGCTTCCGTTTTCTTCCCCAGCACCTGCCCGTGagtgttttgtgtttctctcaCAGGTAAAAAGAGTCAACCACAAGGCAGCAAGAATAAAGGCAGCAAGAATAAAACTCTGGGATCCACTTCCAAAGGAACTGGGAAACACTGATAATGCCAGATGGAAGGAGTGCTTGGAACTGAGCTTGGAGGCTTGTTGGGTTATGCTGTGGTGATACACTGAATTTACTGGGCTGTTGGCAGAACCCTGAGACAGCCAATGCCTCAGTTCTGAGATAATGATCTCACTGACCCAGTGCAGCAGGAAACCAGTCTGGAGGTAGGAATATTCCTGGTAAATTCACCTTGATCCTCACAGACATGGGGCTTGTCTGGTGAATCACGAAcactggcagctgcagccccagttTGGCTTACCTTTAACACGGCAGTTCTATTTCTGGGATCGCTGAAGTGTTCAATTAACAAGTTCATAGTGCTTTTATCTTTTACCTCACCAGTTTCTCCAATTCACTTTATAACTCCTGAGATAGCTCCTATCTTCATGGGATGGACCCTGGCCCAGCTCTCACAGACCTGTTGATTCATCAGTCCTGCTGatttgctgtgctgggcacttgAATATCCACCAGCATTAGGAACATGTGTACAACTGTGTGTAAAAATGCACATCATCATGCAAAACCTATAGATAAACCTTTCTTCCTCAAggcttttcctgaaaaaataaaacaagctgtAAAACCTAATTACTGAGGGCATAGATTTTCTGTCTACATCACCCAGGTGTTCACTGATCTCAGAAATATTCACAATTTTAAAGTCACAGAACTGagttttctgcagctcttttgTTGCTGCATTTTGTTCAATTTTGAATTGaacaaaaacatctccaaaatgtattttttaattgtggTACCCAAATAAGCAAAGGGCTGTAGGGATTTCCCAGTAAGATCCCCATGCTTGTGGCCATAGAGTGAAGATTCCCTGTGTTTGTTTACGTGAAAATTACGTGACAATTGTGGAAGTTTTTAGCTGTTCATGTCCTGGGAAAGTGGTGTCCATATTTTATACAAGGAGAAGAAATTAAGCAGGACAAAATCTTTCTTAAGTCAGGTTTTCAGTCCAGTCATTAGAAGGACCGGAAGAAACACAAATTGAGGAAGGAGAAACTTGGTTTTCCTTGTTGCCTTGTGCTGGTTGGGAGCATTAGACCCTGAAAAAGTGAGGTCTGGAAATTCCACTTTTATCCACCACAAGCAACAGGCCTTGATCCCCAATCTCCCCCTTGCCCATCTGTCAGCCAGTGCAAGTTCTGACAAATCAAAGCccaaaaataccacaaaatcTGCACTGCTCCCTGGGAGAAATCTGCTGCAGCCCATCACTTCTCCACCTCCAGAGCCACAGAGCAAACAAGCCTTCCTCCCGTCCTTCCCAACCCACACCTGCAGGAGCCAGACTGGCAGAAAAGCTGCCACTAAACCCATTTCTTGGCAAGGCAAACACAGATAAGGTGGAGAAGGTTTTCCATGTGCCCAGCTCTTCCTGAATTCCCCTGGAGAGCCCAAAGAGTTGAGTCTGGCCTTTGCAAGCAGCGCCAGGGAGGTGTGAGCTGATAATGGGGCTGTGGTCAACAAGGAAGTCCACGTGTGGTGTGTGGGTCAAAGGCTTCCTGGAGCTCTGGTCAGGCCCTTTTGAGTAACTAAATTGTTTTCCAAAAGCCTGGAGCACTGAGCTCTCCAGGATCCAGGTGTGAGGTGAAGGGCAGGAAGGGTGAATGGCCACAGCCCTCGATAACCTGGGCTGACAGAGGGGCATGGGCTCAGCGAAGACGCCAGGGTAGGGATCATGAGGAAAAGGGGCAGAAGTTGGGAACTGGAGCTGAAAAAAGACATGGCTCACTCTTATCAAGCGCTGCTGGGAAGCTGGGTTTACTCCACGTGCAGGAAATTTTGATATATGTTGCTATAAATGAGGTCAGGAcctttggggtttctttttttttggtcatgtCAGAGGAGCCagagtttttttttctcctgtagcCAAAGGAGGGTTGCAAGCTCTGTAAACACTCCTTGATCTCTTTCCtggggaaataattttaaatttaagatgTAGATGTTATTGGATCCAGAGTAAGTCCATCAGCAAATGTTTCCCATCAATGATTTACCACCCTGAGGAGCTTCACTGCAGCGTATCTACCTGTGTTTTGTAGGTCACCAGTAACTACGAACCAGGAACATTTCGTAGTGTTATAAATCCTTTCCTTACCTTGGCTTCTCCAGCTGTTCTCAGCAAACTGCAGCTTCAAACCCCTCAGCTGAGCTCAGAAATAAAGTATATGTGCAGGGAATCACCTCTCTTGCGTTTTATTCTTTTgtggccttttttattttttacttcctgACACATTCACCTTCTGCACTGGGGAGAAATTTGAGGCTGGGTTGTGGAGATCCTGCACTCAAGGAGAAATTCACCTTGTGGAGGGGTTTAATCTCAGCAACgagctggagccagcagctctttcccCTTAGTTATTCTTCAACCTCTCCAGGTGGTGctggggggaaggaaagaaaactgtcaAGAAATCCCAGTTGCAGCTGGGAACTAGGAGATCTGTCTTGGGAACATTCTGTGTGCTCAGGAGGGAATGAACTCTCCTCCAAAGCCGCTCAGAGGTGACAGAAGCACGGGGTCATTCAAACCTAACCTGGCAGAGCTGGTTTGGACCCTTGGGAATTTAGAGCCAAATTCCTTTCAGCCACTGGGAAGAGACTGGTTctggccagggctgtgctgctcccagcttggcCAAGATTTAAAGCACAGAGAGCTCTCTATCCTTCCCAGAATGACTGAGCTGGACACCTGAAATGTAATAATGACTTAACATCATCGCACCTCTGACCTCACCCCGGGACCTGCACCTGGGAAGAGGGAAGCTGCTCCAAGGTGCTGCTCTCTCTGGTTCTGCTGCTAAAGCTGTCCATGTTTGGGCTTTGGGAGCATCTGGAACTGGTGGAAAATGGGAGCTGAGGTTGTTTGGACTGCTGGCACAGGTCTGGGCTCTCTCCACACCTGGTTTTTAGGTGAATGGAGCCAGCTGACAGCATTACGTCACCGTGGCTCCAAAGCTGGCAGGGATTCAGCGCTGGAAAACACGAGCTCCTCAGGGTCATCAGTGTCCCTGCCAGCACATCCAGTGACTCTCTGACAGCGTTGTAACTCTCAGAACTCATACAAAAGCTGTTTTATCCCTTCCAGGTCACAGGTGCCTCCTTTATGTACCAGGCAGACACGGATCAATCTTCCTGCTGTAAAATCCCTGTCTGGACTTCAGTTATCACCACTTACAACCCCATAGGAAATGACATTTAAAGTGTGCTTTGCCCTTGAGTCTCTCATTTGGGATTACTTTATTTGTTGGGAAAACATGGGGGAAAAGATGGTTTTACTGGATGGATTTGGTTTGCCAGGGACAGTGAAGATGGTGGAAACTATCAAATTAGATGCAAGGGAAGCACCTAAATGGCTGAAATGTAGGAATTGGCAGCTTTAGACTGGAATAATGTGAAAGgctgccc from Corvus moneduloides isolate bCorMon1 chromosome 25, bCorMon1.pri, whole genome shotgun sequence encodes:
- the C25HXorf65 gene encoding uncharacterized protein CXorf65 homolog isoform X1 encodes the protein MFVTVLHGENEKALFNINCKVQPLLDSIKHCCGCEEGDEIELADEHGQVKNLLQHQEHYGWQLLQERELCVLLKVTRQEGSQEAVFTPLLKNQSIVTPKFLAKLGKSEDSKVSLARGKTRNYGKKANLLLEAPSTAGKKSQPQGSKNKGSKNKTLGSTSKGTGKH
- the C25HXorf65 gene encoding uncharacterized protein CXorf65 homolog isoform X2; amino-acid sequence: MFVTVLHGDEIELADEHGQVKNLLQHQEHYGWQLLQERELCVLLKVTRQEGSQEAVFTPLLKNQSIVTPKFLAKLGKSEDSKVSLARGKTRNYGKKANLLLEAPSTAGKKSQPQGSKNKGSKNKTLGSTSKGTGKH